A single Acetivibrio cellulolyticus CD2 DNA region contains:
- a CDS encoding (2Fe-2S) ferredoxin domain-containing protein, whose translation MLEVKICIGSSCHLKGSYNVIHEFQHLVEENSLHDKIDIKAKFCMKQCQNKGVAVEVCNKVYGILPENAEEFFKNTILQIVKG comes from the coding sequence GTGTTGGAGGTTAAAATTTGTATAGGTAGTTCTTGCCATTTGAAAGGTTCTTATAATGTTATTCATGAATTTCAACATCTTGTTGAAGAAAACTCTTTGCATGATAAAATCGATATAAAAGCTAAATTTTGCATGAAACAGTGTCAAAACAAAGGTGTAGCTGTAGAAGTTTGTAATAAAGTTTATGGTATTTTGCCTGAGAATGCAGAGGAATTTTTCAAAAATACAATTTTACAAATAGTGAAAGGTTGA
- a CDS encoding TetR/AcrR family transcriptional regulator — translation MNKQPEVTAVTRQKLIDAFWSLYEFRRIEKVSIKEITDRAGYNRGTFYIHFKDVYDLLEQLELSILPTDEELELEISLIKQGSSHPFEKLLELYNNNAKYYNVLLSENGDPYFHNIMKQKCKKLLTDYLKRYDLFDESIEAEYALEYTISAMLGIIIYWFQRNKHITVEKLLDIMHKIIKTSPLNLLFKEE, via the coding sequence ATGAACAAACAACCGGAAGTGACAGCAGTGACAAGACAAAAGCTAATAGACGCATTTTGGAGTCTGTACGAGTTCAGGCGTATTGAAAAAGTCTCCATAAAAGAGATAACGGATAGGGCAGGCTACAATCGCGGCACATTTTATATCCACTTCAAGGACGTATACGACCTACTCGAACAGCTAGAGCTGTCGATTTTACCGACTGATGAGGAGTTGGAACTTGAAATCAGCTTAATAAAACAAGGCTCAAGCCATCCATTTGAAAAGCTACTTGAATTGTACAATAACAATGCGAAATATTATAACGTGCTTCTGAGCGAAAACGGCGACCCATATTTTCATAACATAATGAAACAAAAATGCAAAAAACTGCTTACAGATTATCTTAAAAGGTATGATTTATTTGACGAATCCATCGAGGCTGAGTATGCACTTGAATATACCATTTCAGCTATGCTAGGTATAATTATCTACTGGTTTCAGCGTAATAAGCATATTACTGTCGAAAAATTATTGGATATTATGCACAAAATAATAAAGACCAGTCCTTTGAATCTATTGTTCAAAGAGGAGTAG
- a CDS encoding [FeFe] hydrogenase, group A, which produces MNSKQYMTIDGIPVEINGEKNLLELIRKVGIKLPTFCYHSELSIYGACRMCMIENEWGGLDAACSTPPKAGMNIKTNTARLQKYRKMILELLLANHCRDCTTCSNNGKCKLQDLAMRYNINSVRFPNTASEPMVDDSSLCITRDQNKCILCGDCVRVCNEVQNVGAIDFGYRGSKMKICTAFDKPIAQSNCVGCGQCALACPTGAIVIKNNTDKVWKEIYDNNTKVTVQIAPAVRVALGKELGLNDGENAIGRIVAALRRMGFDEIYDTSTGADLTVLEESAELLKRIKDGNNDMPLFTSCCPAWVNFCEKHYPELLPNVSTCRSPMQMFASVIKEQNSNSSRRVVHVAVMPCTAKKFEAAREEFKVNGVPNVDYVISTQELIQMIKESGIIFTDLEPEAIDMPFGTHTGAGVIFGVTGGVTEGVLRRVVSDKSATSFMTLSYAGIRGLEGVKEASLMYGDRKLKIAVVSGLKNASKLIEKIKAGEHYDLVEVMACPGGCINGGGQPFVSSEERERRGKGLYSADKLCSIKSSEENPLMMSLYNGVLKGRVHELLHVNYAANKEAD; this is translated from the coding sequence ATGAATAGTAAACAATATATGACAATTGATGGAATTCCTGTTGAAATAAACGGAGAAAAAAATCTTCTTGAGCTTATTCGTAAAGTTGGTATTAAACTTCCTACGTTCTGCTACCATTCAGAATTATCAATTTACGGTGCATGCCGTATGTGCATGATTGAAAATGAATGGGGTGGCTTGGATGCTGCATGTTCAACTCCTCCTAAGGCAGGAATGAATATAAAAACAAACACAGCAAGACTTCAGAAATACCGTAAAATGATCTTAGAGCTTCTGCTTGCAAATCATTGCCGTGATTGTACAACCTGCAGCAACAATGGAAAATGTAAATTGCAGGATCTTGCAATGCGTTATAACATTAATTCTGTAAGATTTCCCAATACAGCATCAGAGCCAATGGTTGACGATTCTTCACTTTGTATTACAAGGGACCAGAATAAGTGTATATTATGTGGTGACTGTGTTCGTGTATGTAATGAGGTACAAAATGTCGGTGCTATTGATTTTGGATATAGAGGCTCGAAAATGAAGATATGTACAGCGTTTGACAAGCCAATTGCTCAGTCAAACTGCGTTGGTTGTGGGCAGTGTGCCCTTGCATGCCCGACAGGTGCAATTGTTATAAAAAATAATACCGATAAGGTCTGGAAAGAAATTTATGATAATAATACAAAGGTAACAGTTCAGATAGCTCCTGCTGTCCGTGTTGCTCTTGGCAAGGAGCTTGGCCTCAATGACGGCGAAAATGCCATTGGAAGGATTGTCGCAGCACTTAGAAGAATGGGGTTTGATGAAATATATGACACATCAACAGGCGCAGATTTGACAGTGCTGGAGGAATCTGCGGAGCTTTTAAAACGCATTAAAGACGGTAACAATGATATGCCGCTCTTTACATCATGCTGCCCAGCATGGGTAAATTTCTGTGAGAAGCATTATCCGGAGCTTTTGCCGAATGTTTCAACATGTCGGTCACCTATGCAGATGTTTGCATCTGTTATAAAGGAACAAAATTCTAATTCAAGCAGGCGAGTAGTTCATGTTGCGGTAATGCCATGCACGGCAAAGAAATTTGAAGCCGCACGCGAAGAATTTAAAGTCAATGGTGTTCCAAATGTAGATTATGTTATTTCTACTCAGGAGCTTATACAGATGATAAAGGAATCGGGTATTATATTCACAGACCTAGAACCTGAAGCAATTGACATGCCCTTTGGTACCCATACAGGTGCAGGTGTCATATTTGGTGTTACCGGTGGTGTCACAGAGGGAGTACTAAGAAGAGTAGTTTCGGACAAGTCAGCCACATCCTTTATGACGTTATCCTATGCCGGAATTCGAGGTCTGGAAGGCGTAAAAGAAGCTTCCTTGATGTATGGTGACAGAAAGCTTAAAATTGCAGTTGTAAGCGGACTTAAAAATGCCAGCAAACTGATTGAAAAGATTAAAGCAGGCGAGCATTATGATTTGGTTGAGGTTATGGCATGCCCCGGTGGTTGTATAAATGGCGGAGGTCAGCCTTTTGTCTCAAGCGAGGAAAGGGAAAGAAGAGGAAAAGGTCTTTACAGCGCAGATAAGCTTTGCAGTATAAAGTCATCGGAGGAGAATCCTCTTATGATGTCACTCTATAACGGAGTTTTGAAAGGCAGGGTTCATGAATTGCTTCATGTTAATTATGCAGCAAATAAGGAGGCCGATTAA
- a CDS encoding SpoIIE family protein phosphatase, which produces MNDLCVDLGYGSLNKFGEQLCGDMIQVVKDDDTTILVLADGLGSGVKANILSTLTSKIISTMIAEHMSIEDCVNTIMATLPVCKVRGIAYSTFTIIKITNNDYAEIIQYDNPTVILIRDGQNYEYPTETKIISGKKIIESKINLKCDDVFVVMSDGAVYAGVGQTLNYGWQRENIVEYIEFHYDYRFSAKAIASLVLDACNNLYAKMPGDDTTIAAIKIRKRKVVNLMFGPPQKPEDVNKMMSLFFAKQGRHIVSGGTTSTLAAAFLDKKLETSINYIDPKIPPAAKIEGVDLVTEGVLTINQVLEYAKDYVDKNTLYNEWSFKKDGASEIAKLLFEEATDINFYVGRAINPAHQNPNLPIGFNIKMQLVEELSKTLKLMGKTINVSYF; this is translated from the coding sequence ATGAATGATTTGTGCGTAGATTTAGGGTATGGAAGCCTGAATAAATTTGGTGAGCAGCTGTGTGGGGACATGATACAGGTAGTAAAAGACGATGATACTACAATTTTAGTTCTTGCAGATGGTCTTGGCAGTGGTGTAAAAGCAAATATCTTATCGACGCTCACATCAAAAATTATTTCAACCATGATTGCAGAACACATGAGCATAGAAGACTGCGTTAATACAATTATGGCGACTTTGCCGGTTTGTAAGGTAAGGGGCATTGCATATTCCACATTTACAATAATTAAAATAACCAATAACGACTATGCAGAGATTATTCAGTATGACAACCCTACTGTAATACTTATCCGTGACGGCCAAAATTATGAGTATCCTACAGAAACAAAAATTATTTCAGGTAAAAAGATAATTGAGTCAAAAATAAACCTTAAATGTGATGATGTATTTGTTGTGATGAGTGACGGTGCAGTTTACGCAGGCGTTGGACAGACGTTGAATTATGGCTGGCAGAGAGAGAATATCGTTGAATATATTGAATTTCACTATGATTATAGATTTTCTGCCAAAGCCATTGCATCTCTTGTGCTTGATGCCTGCAATAACCTTTATGCAAAAATGCCGGGTGACGATACCACTATTGCAGCTATCAAGATCAGAAAAAGGAAAGTAGTCAATCTCATGTTCGGACCACCACAAAAGCCTGAGGATGTTAACAAAATGATGTCCTTGTTTTTTGCAAAGCAGGGAAGACATATAGTATCAGGTGGGACAACTTCAACACTTGCAGCAGCGTTTTTAGATAAGAAACTGGAAACTTCAATTAATTATATCGACCCAAAAATTCCGCCTGCTGCCAAAATAGAGGGAGTTGATCTTGTAACAGAAGGTGTGCTGACAATAAACCAGGTTCTTGAGTATGCAAAAGATTATGTAGACAAAAATACTCTTTACAATGAGTGGAGTTTCAAAAAGGATGGAGCTTCAGAAATAGCAAAATTGCTTTTTGAAGAAGCAACAGACATCAATTTCTATGTTGGAAGAGCTATCAATCCTGCACATCAGAATCCAAATCTTCCAATAGGATTTAACATAAAAATGCAGCTGGTTGAAGAACTTTCAAAAACGTTGAAGCTAATGGGGAAAACAATAAATGTAAGTTATTTTTAG
- a CDS encoding NADH-quinone oxidoreductase subunit NuoE family protein, translating to MNETFNFKMIDDILSKHGLSETYIIAILQSIQEKYRYIPKEVFPYLSKKLNVSEARIFSVATFYENFSLEPKGKYVIKICDGTACHVRKSIPILERLRKELKLSDKKITTDDLMFTVETVSCLGACGLAPVITVNDKVHPAMTPDKASELLKELREGNADD from the coding sequence ATGAATGAAACATTTAATTTTAAAATGATTGATGATATCCTGTCAAAACATGGATTAAGTGAAACTTATATCATTGCAATACTTCAAAGTATTCAGGAGAAATATCGTTATATTCCCAAAGAGGTATTCCCATACCTTTCAAAAAAGCTTAATGTAAGCGAAGCAAGAATATTCAGTGTGGCGACATTTTATGAAAACTTTTCACTTGAACCCAAAGGTAAATATGTTATAAAAATTTGTGATGGGACAGCCTGTCACGTTAGAAAATCAATTCCGATTTTAGAACGTCTTAGAAAAGAGCTTAAGCTTTCAGATAAAAAGATAACAACCGATGATTTGATGTTTACAGTCGAAACCGTATCGTGTCTTGGCGCATGTGGTCTCGCTCCTGTAATAACAGTTAATGACAAGGTGCATCCTGCAATGACCCCCGATAAGGCATCTGAACTTTTAAAAGAATTGAGGGAGGGAAATGCAGATGATTAA
- a CDS encoding [Fe-Fe] hydrogenase large subunit C-terminal domain-containing protein, whose product MTEYLVTKNSNCKNCYKCIRHCPVKSLKFTDGQAHIVKDECVLCGECYVVCPQNAKQIRQDVEKAKQLISENDVYVSLAPSFVAWFHDKSIYDMEQALKKLGFKGADETAKGAFIVKKQYEKMIEEKRSKVIISSCCHSVNTLIQRHYTDAIPYLADVISPMLAHAQLIKKEHAGCKVAFIGPCISKKEEAEKYEGFVDVTLTFDELEEWLGMENIAIESTGTESEKGRTKSFPRSGGIIDSMDKNENYHYLVVDGMENCINALDNIDKGELDNCFIEMSACRGSCINGPVLKRKNHNIIGAILAVNENTGANDYTIAMPDRKSLKKEIRLEGVKKIMPGSSAIEEILKKMGKTSKEQELNCGSCGYDTCRDKAMAVLTGKADLTMCLPYLKEKAESFSDTIINNTPNGIIVLNEDLEIQQINMAAKKILNLPVYTDLFGSPVVRILDPIDYALAIGNDEKCYDRRKYFAQYQKYVDETIIYDKEYHIIIIIMKDVSEEEKIKNAKINQSKAAIEITDKVVEKQMRVVQEIALLLGETTAETKIALTKLKETMQDE is encoded by the coding sequence ATGACTGAATATCTTGTGACAAAAAATTCGAATTGCAAAAATTGCTATAAGTGTATTAGACATTGTCCTGTCAAGTCATTAAAGTTTACCGATGGTCAGGCTCATATAGTGAAAGATGAATGCGTTTTGTGCGGCGAATGTTATGTAGTTTGCCCGCAAAACGCAAAGCAAATCAGGCAGGATGTTGAAAAAGCAAAACAGCTTATTTCTGAGAATGATGTTTATGTAAGTCTTGCTCCGTCATTTGTTGCATGGTTTCATGATAAAAGCATATATGATATGGAACAGGCGTTAAAAAAGCTGGGTTTTAAAGGTGCTGACGAAACGGCAAAAGGTGCGTTTATTGTTAAAAAACAATATGAGAAAATGATAGAAGAAAAACGCAGCAAAGTAATAATATCTTCATGCTGTCATTCAGTAAACACCCTGATCCAAAGACATTATACCGATGCGATTCCTTATCTTGCTGATGTTATATCACCTATGCTCGCACATGCTCAGTTAATTAAAAAGGAGCATGCTGGCTGCAAGGTGGCATTTATAGGACCATGTATTTCAAAAAAGGAAGAAGCCGAGAAATATGAGGGTTTTGTAGATGTTACTCTTACCTTTGATGAACTCGAGGAATGGTTGGGTATGGAAAACATTGCAATTGAAAGTACTGGTACGGAGTCTGAAAAAGGAAGGACAAAAAGTTTTCCAAGATCCGGAGGCATTATTGATAGTATGGATAAAAATGAAAACTATCACTATTTGGTTGTTGATGGTATGGAAAATTGTATAAATGCTTTAGATAATATTGATAAGGGTGAACTGGATAATTGTTTCATTGAGATGTCAGCCTGTAGAGGCAGCTGCATAAACGGGCCTGTCTTAAAAAGAAAGAACCATAATATTATTGGAGCCATACTAGCTGTCAATGAAAATACAGGTGCAAATGATTATACAATTGCAATGCCTGATAGAAAAAGCCTCAAAAAGGAAATACGCCTTGAGGGCGTAAAAAAAATAATGCCAGGAAGTAGTGCCATTGAAGAGATTTTAAAGAAAATGGGCAAAACCTCCAAAGAACAGGAACTCAACTGTGGAAGCTGCGGTTATGATACCTGCCGTGACAAAGCAATGGCTGTATTGACGGGAAAGGCCGACCTGACAATGTGTCTTCCTTACTTAAAGGAGAAAGCGGAAAGCTTTTCGGATACTATTATCAATAATACTCCAAACGGCATTATAGTGTTAAATGAAGACCTTGAGATTCAGCAGATTAATATGGCGGCAAAAAAAATATTGAACCTGCCTGTTTATACAGATCTTTTTGGAAGCCCTGTTGTAAGAATACTTGATCCTATTGATTACGCCCTTGCAATTGGTAATGATGAGAAGTGTTATGACAGGAGAAAATATTTTGCCCAGTATCAAAAGTATGTTGATGAAACAATAATTTACGACAAAGAATACCACATCATTATCATAATCATGAAGGATGTAAGTGAAGAAGAAAAAATCAAAAATGCGAAAATTAATCAGAGCAAAGCTGCGATCGAAATAACAGATAAAGTTGTCGAAAAGCAGATGCGAGTAGTACAAGAAATTGCCCTGCTTCTTGGTGAAACAACAGCAGAAACTAAAATTGCTTTAACTAAATTGAAGGAGACTATGCAGGATGAATGA
- a CDS encoding phosphotransferase, with protein MKLEKVIAVRTDKTVFRDEDKAIKLFSSNYSKANILNEALNQARVEETGLNIPKLLEVTKIEDKWAIVTEYIEGKTLEQLMKENPHKYDEYLDLFVDIQLDILSKKSPMLNKLKDKMKRKISETGLDATTRYELHTRLASMPDHDKVCHGDFNPSNIIISKDDKPYILDWSHATQGNASADAARTYLLFWLSGNIDKADKYLNLFCKKSDTAKQYVQKWISIIAASQLVKGKAVEREFLMHWIDVVDYE; from the coding sequence ATGAAACTTGAAAAAGTCATTGCTGTTAGAACAGATAAAACGGTTTTCAGAGATGAGGATAAGGCTATAAAGCTTTTCAGCAGTAATTATTCTAAAGCCAATATATTAAACGAAGCTTTGAACCAAGCGAGAGTTGAAGAAACAGGGCTTAACATTCCGAAGCTTCTGGAGGTTACAAAAATTGAGGACAAATGGGCAATTGTGACCGAGTATATTGAAGGAAAGACTTTAGAACAGCTGATGAAAGAAAACCCTCATAAATACGATGAATATCTGGATCTATTTGTTGATATACAGCTTGATATTTTAAGTAAAAAGTCACCTATGCTAAATAAGCTCAAAGATAAAATGAAGAGAAAAATTTCTGAAACAGGACTTGATGCAACAACACGTTATGAGCTCCATACAAGACTTGCAAGCATGCCTGATCATGACAAGGTTTGCCATGGCGATTTTAACCCTAGCAATATAATTATTTCAAAAGACGACAAACCCTATATTCTTGACTGGTCACATGCAACACAGGGGAATGCAAGTGCTGATGCAGCAAGAACTTACCTTTTGTTCTGGCTTTCCGGCAATATTGACAAAGCTGATAAGTATTTGAATCTGTTCTGTAAAAAAAGCGATACTGCAAAGCAGTATGTTCAAAAGTGGATTTCGATTATAGCAGCATCGCAGCTTGTCAAAGGTAAAGCTGTTGAAAGGGAGTTCTTAATGCACTGGATAGATGTTGTTGATTATGAATAG
- a CDS encoding YhgE/Pip domain-containing protein: MKKMKKWFIPIIASVTALCLGMLLVYPMLKMAPHDIPIAVLSLDEGANTAAGSLNAGNMVVEKIMDAGSSSGEVSKVEWTRFTNEADLQKALDNNDFYVAIIVPRDFTASLVAAKTGGLLDKVGELVGGISKLNEGATALSGGLSSVKAGSDKVSSFIDTAVAALKNGDVKAATQAIGAAKVTSSATNDGLSKLETASGTLAGGVSKLAEGAKSFSDGASKSNTNLLTLSADTKSAVKLIINQGKNPTVASSLETTLIKMVGSSGLSYDIEYLNAIPSDMGTGMLQVILMILTYISAYATAAVIASKLKPDFSIRKGRIKSISIQLLYSAGLALGIGFSVAFIVHTVVGIGIPFIDIALFVAIASFAFQLLVISAIDWLGIAGMIVPVGLLVFGMGVADLPYEFLPNAWQNLLYPWTPLRFITEGLRGILYLGEGFWNSSSQALAIVVLIGLVGLCTTIVKPIRKSE, encoded by the coding sequence ATGAAGAAAATGAAAAAGTGGTTTATCCCGATCATAGCATCTGTTACGGCATTGTGTCTGGGGATGCTACTCGTGTATCCAATGTTAAAAATGGCTCCGCATGATATACCTATCGCTGTCCTATCACTAGATGAGGGTGCCAATACCGCGGCAGGCTCCCTCAACGCGGGAAATATGGTCGTGGAGAAAATTATGGATGCGGGTTCGTCATCGGGCGAGGTTTCCAAAGTCGAATGGACGAGATTCACGAATGAGGCTGACCTTCAAAAGGCCCTAGACAACAATGATTTTTACGTGGCGATTATTGTACCACGTGACTTTACTGCTTCGTTGGTTGCCGCAAAAACAGGTGGCTTACTCGATAAGGTAGGCGAACTAGTTGGTGGCATATCAAAACTTAACGAGGGTGCTACGGCACTGTCGGGTGGCCTTAGCTCAGTGAAAGCTGGTTCCGACAAAGTAAGCAGCTTTATAGATACAGCTGTTGCTGCACTGAAAAACGGCGATGTGAAAGCAGCCACACAAGCAATCGGTGCCGCTAAGGTCACGTCTAGCGCAACCAACGATGGGCTGTCTAAATTGGAAACTGCGTCTGGTACACTCGCAGGAGGTGTGTCGAAACTTGCAGAAGGTGCAAAATCTTTCTCAGACGGTGCGTCAAAAAGCAATACTAATCTCCTAACACTAAGCGCTGACACTAAGAGTGCGGTGAAGCTCATTATAAATCAAGGCAAAAATCCTACGGTAGCAAGCTCACTTGAAACCACGCTTATCAAGATGGTTGGATCATCAGGGTTAAGCTATGATATAGAATATCTAAACGCCATCCCATCAGATATGGGCACAGGAATGCTTCAAGTGATACTTATGATTTTGACATATATATCGGCCTACGCTACAGCGGCTGTCATCGCATCAAAACTTAAACCGGACTTTTCAATTCGCAAAGGACGTATAAAATCTATTAGCATTCAGCTTTTATACTCGGCGGGTTTGGCACTTGGAATAGGTTTTAGTGTAGCGTTCATAGTGCACACAGTTGTGGGTATAGGTATTCCGTTTATCGACATTGCATTATTTGTCGCAATTGCGTCGTTTGCATTCCAATTATTGGTAATAAGCGCGATTGACTGGCTTGGGATAGCTGGAATGATAGTACCTGTTGGACTATTGGTGTTTGGCATGGGTGTTGCTGATTTGCCGTATGAGTTTTTGCCAAACGCTTGGCAAAATTTACTCTATCCTTGGACACCGCTGCGCTTCATCACTGAAGGTCTGCGAGGTATCCTCTATCTTGGCGAAGGATTCTGGAACAGTTCGAGTCAGGCACTTGCGATTGTTGTATTGATTGGTTTAGTGGGCTTGTGTACGACTATTGTTAAGCCTATAAGAAAATCGGAATAG
- a CDS encoding (2Fe-2S) ferredoxin domain-containing protein gives MKVAICIGSSCHLKGSRQIIEQLQNMIAANNLEEKIELCGAFCMKNCVNGVSVTIGDELFSVTPENAKNFFETEVVKRMK, from the coding sequence ATGAAAGTCGCTATTTGTATAGGAAGCTCATGCCACTTAAAAGGCTCAAGACAGATAATAGAACAGCTACAGAACATGATTGCTGCAAATAATTTGGAAGAAAAGATTGAACTCTGCGGAGCTTTTTGCATGAAAAACTGTGTTAATGGTGTCAGTGTTACAATTGGAGATGAATTGTTCTCCGTAACACCTGAGAATGCTAAAAACTTCTTTGAAACGGAAGTAGTTAAGAGAATGAAATAA
- the nuoF gene encoding NADH-quinone oxidoreductase subunit NuoF, producing MIKNREELQKIREIYAKYLQAQKKKILVCAGTGCVSSGALEIFDRLAELISQNGLDCQVELEKEPHDKSIGMKKSGCHGFCEMGPLIRIEPEGYLYTKVKLQDCEEIVDRTIVSGEHIERLAYKKDGVVYKKQDEIPFYKKQTRLVLDHCGHIDSTSINEYLAIGGYSAFEKALFDMTQDEIITEISESNLRGRGGGGFPAGRKWSQVKRQNVEQKYVVCNGDEGDPGAFMDRSIMEGDPHRMLEGMMIAGLACGASEGYIYVRAEYPMAVSRLKTAIKQASECGLLGENILGRGFNFNLHINRGAGAFVCGEGSALTASIEGKRGMPRVKPPRTVEHGLFDKPTVLNNVETYANVPLIINNGAAWYKAIGPENSPGTKAFALTGNIENTGLIEVPMGTTLREVIFDIGGGMRGNADFKAVQIGGPSGGCLSTDDLDLPLDFDSLQEAGAMIGSGGMVVMDSNTCMVEVARFFMNFTQNESCGKCVPCREGTKRMLEILERIVEGKGKDGDIELLLELADTISATALCGLGKAAAFPVVSTIKNFREEYEAHIREKRCPTGNCQKLKRITIEAALCKGCSKCSRICPVNAISGKVKEPYVIDQSKCIKCGACVGSCAFHAIVEG from the coding sequence ATGATTAAGAATAGAGAAGAATTACAAAAAATCCGAGAAATTTATGCAAAGTATCTTCAGGCACAAAAGAAAAAAATACTTGTCTGTGCAGGTACAGGGTGTGTATCAAGCGGTGCTCTTGAGATTTTTGACCGTCTGGCAGAGCTTATTTCACAAAATGGACTGGACTGCCAGGTTGAACTTGAAAAAGAGCCTCATGATAAATCAATAGGTATGAAAAAAAGCGGCTGTCACGGTTTTTGTGAGATGGGACCGCTTATAAGAATTGAGCCTGAAGGTTATCTATATACAAAGGTAAAATTACAGGACTGCGAAGAAATTGTTGATAGGACAATTGTTAGCGGAGAACATATTGAAAGACTTGCATATAAGAAGGATGGTGTTGTTTATAAAAAACAGGACGAAATTCCTTTTTATAAAAAGCAAACCCGCCTTGTATTAGATCACTGCGGGCACATTGATTCCACATCCATCAACGAGTATCTCGCAATTGGAGGCTACAGCGCGTTTGAAAAGGCGCTGTTTGACATGACCCAGGATGAAATCATAACTGAAATTTCAGAATCCAATCTTCGCGGACGTGGGGGCGGAGGTTTTCCGGCAGGTCGTAAATGGTCACAGGTGAAAAGACAGAACGTAGAGCAAAAGTATGTGGTTTGTAACGGAGATGAAGGTGACCCCGGCGCATTTATGGATAGAAGTATTATGGAGGGCGATCCTCACAGGATGCTAGAGGGCATGATGATTGCAGGTCTTGCCTGTGGTGCTTCTGAAGGCTATATTTATGTTCGTGCCGAATATCCAATGGCTGTTTCAAGACTTAAAACTGCTATAAAACAGGCTTCTGAATGTGGTTTGTTAGGTGAGAATATTTTAGGACGCGGCTTTAACTTCAATTTGCATATTAACCGCGGTGCGGGTGCCTTTGTTTGCGGTGAAGGTAGTGCTCTTACTGCTTCTATTGAAGGAAAGAGAGGTATGCCAAGGGTAAAACCTCCAAGAACGGTGGAACATGGTTTGTTTGATAAACCTACCGTTCTGAACAATGTTGAAACCTACGCCAATGTCCCTCTTATTATAAATAACGGTGCAGCCTGGTATAAAGCAATAGGGCCTGAAAACAGCCCAGGAACAAAAGCCTTTGCACTGACAGGAAATATTGAAAATACAGGACTTATTGAAGTTCCTATGGGAACAACCTTGAGAGAGGTAATCTTTGACATTGGTGGTGGCATGAGAGGCAACGCTGATTTTAAAGCCGTTCAGATTGGAGGCCCATCAGGTGGGTGTTTATCAACAGACGATCTGGATCTCCCGCTCGATTTTGACTCACTCCAAGAAGCAGGAGCAATGATTGGATCAGGTGGTATGGTTGTAATGGACAGCAATACCTGTATGGTTGAAGTTGCACGCTTCTTTATGAATTTTACCCAGAACGAATCCTGTGGTAAATGTGTACCATGCCGTGAAGGTACAAAGAGAATGCTTGAAATTTTAGAAAGAATTGTTGAAGGCAAAGGTAAAGATGGAGACATAGAGTTGCTTTTGGAACTTGCAGATACCATTTCAGCAACTGCCCTTTGTGGACTGGGCAAGGCGGCAGCTTTCCCGGTTGTAAGCACAATTAAAAACTTCCGTGAGGAATATGAAGCACATATCAGAGAAAAGAGATGTCCTACAGGCAACTGTCAGAAACTAAAAAGAATAACAATTGAAGCAGCTTTATGCAAAGGGTGCTCAAAGTGTTCAAGAATTTGTCCTGTAAATGCTATAAGCGGCAAAGTGAAAGAACCTTATGTAATAGATCAGAGTAAATGTATAAAGTGTGGAGCTTGTGTCGGAAGCTGTGCATTCCACGCAATAGTGGAGGGTTGA